From Synoicihabitans lomoniglobus, the proteins below share one genomic window:
- a CDS encoding RHS repeat-associated core domain-containing protein produces the protein MRILVQIFLATLSTALASAAITAQWVPGGTANSAEEGTAYTVTAQVTSTSGGFATFEIRKAGVTMKSANTSGSPTSMTLSYTTTAVGTGESQYQIFAMTVASGGSPDVTESVFHTVDYFPGNDAPTVTGWGTTPTMIGRNQSFTVTVQASDADGNLTSIVVQDQYGTQYPQTWGGVGLATYTRTFQAPPNVGDVLTLTAWAVDSDGEPSATTTHSIVSTGTNLPVRGMRDQNGQEYSIGSVLPVLIGQTYSFTAWAHDSPDNDLAQMSVVYTAYRLDFSGVNHLVVEYSEFEPPVLSADGLGVEKTFVRYGGQPDKWSYRYWVIAADGSGWISGGTGVALDVDQHNVYPQTVDFNSQSVSRIEVGDTLTLSANLQDADGNMTQVLMSYQGPNDVVPISMGNPTSGSASIPSGTTAFVNTWAFTPTQVGVYTFQVYGQDPYPETGQSHDVRTITVEVVPVGFLDDDGPPPPPTGLQVGTLGSETMEVFWTKSTATDVNSQTVQWAPVGGSTSSANIGFDAESWWLNNLQPDTDYNITVTANDKHFHSTTSSTLTARTNLPPLTADIDVDVLNAYAPGAARVYWNSAYADTISVTGNLSGHSWNTFNGDHTISGLGVGTHTFTLTASGPTGTVTRTDSFVIHGTTTASLSASPNPVNAPGTVTLTWDTDYANSRSLSGPYLSSLPNPLPADGSHVVSGLPEGNHTYTLSATGGSGTATDAVTVVVNPPPNTQANVVWYLNNAALTNNQTVSIAANEVFEIYAIATDPDNPANLLRLDLSRNGEEFVSEEPTIPGGAQGHASIQSPVAYQVESVAQTVVFTAESVDAAGAVGTAILNIAITGGGAVGNGNDLFGTLTGDPTPATPSPATLGVGTLGGDLQVDNRGSANYSIPLRIPPGRGGMQPSLSLNYSSGAGNGLLGIGFSLSTGFPEAIMRGRDILARDGQVRAVHFDAADKFYLDGKRLILTSGESTRGKSGSTYRTEVDSFVVVTATSLSGSAGQSIDGFTLSDKNGLFYQFGKYTGSGIDGYQTSAESTNELAYRYALKQVSDPIGNTVTFSYQDVTNGAGQRLGEYVLKDIHYTSNPDESVTAKGAVTLYYNTSAEGTAGQRHDRSLQYVAGKKFSQTRRLDAIDISFNGARVAYYDLDYTYATNHGVTRLERVHSYFRNGNGSGFMRLPASEFDWWDSAPTHTYQGAPLIESAGHSAIDPVSGAAHGKAGTPFTFADVNGDGRTDLIDADSSTGILVSLGTDAGFGSASNWTPGITWHGVPALFQTGDIDGDGLADILYGNPAESTGGSHQLFVLRSDRTKFVSLPGATITITDEFTNATNVGQGTSSPFMIQNEEKGAVADRIMWADFTGDGRDDVLIHRYDGDLQLRASLGSSFGGPTKSDVGANALNGLAIWDTAHRTIGMFLGYERLSNFSVSMIPCELNGDGRMDYAWIETTSQWNSWGGSFSGTGSNVYGLKHLYAVTSQPDGTFSQRRIVNGRGWSASATNIYRSSSHLIMPGDVNGDGLTDFLVLTPAEVIENAYGIQSAYVLRHLLFLSEGSHGVPSFQQAYGGISPSYTLAGQTGVRPWFDKITPNNWSSGNYNNIKLLAGSQDPAKREILLSLGISSPSDNNLLYDVNHDGKQDYVWYNDQLSGANQGWWVMYSEGDRFSAPQLSSLNWNPSPKIGAEDTDPDVHTRRQLDFNGDGISDFTFAASSRKVVPGIDGLYLSSGQPGPRLQMVTNGLGRTTTINYEPITDDLIYTPGASVSYPIRELRNANYVVSQVEHDSGGPSSATFGYQYAGSRLDLAGRGSLGFQSFITIDHQTSLLRYQFLAQSFPMTGLTVREETYRPTGANAFNLLSSHDNTVVFDKVMADAAGSTGPHGTLYPFISQAIEYRWEDGDKAFTNTAGSELFGVDDRDDAYVVISAASVFDAQGGPQTALAGLPAGFNPSDTTNSGNENVNTVAGVGSGGFASIHDPLPGKIDEGNLELLSTNYGDDFTETVDYNYAEAPDGTVMVGRVSREARTAVSPGVTTPAAAVKTYGYFNNSSLIETETVDSANDKLDVSTNHVRDSLGRIQQTTVTGSSKSDRQGIGTYISYQATDFDDVFDQPTVTADAYGHTTTTVYHEWLGLPTSATDANGVQVTTAYDALGRPTETRRITSLTNRKTTIDYEPSTQSVSHTMSTGTEESYSHTAAYRTVATPDYRPSSIAYFDRLGRPIRAVRNGAAGAVYTDTVYNVLGQVAAVSNPDTSSAPDRWTETLYDELGRAKSIAAPNGATTHNVYDGLVTEMTVVSDADAGDQVTTTLANARGETVKIWNANNLAGTTDNPTLTASTGASLTFVLDGFGRMRETHLKGQTGDPILAEYDDLGNQTKLDDPDKGLWTYQSNARGQVVWQKDAKNTETTFVFDDLGRPLSRVTEQGAETESAEWIYYELAAAGAPNSVEPGDAGWIGALQSASVEHSGSSIPYANYSNARSYTYDDAGRVHMVVHHIDDMWFYTTSGYDDTRDLPDQMDYYWRHRGTEDVFDPAAPNIWRSFGFSTTHDNLGYVGQITTTDGNTWWSAISYDHLDRPKVFSNGGYTTTRTYDDVDELLTGISTPGVQALGFAYDDLGNLKTRTKDGSLSETFTYDVVNRMVDSTQTGVVGYDDHGRITSKLDVDGVASATYAYGDSNHPHAVTSAWNLTYAYDANGNLSSRSDGVTTKWVGFDKPLWIARNGIGRGFHYNSDRQRVVQHEFNAIPNGALTATSFSGKKIYVGGGLEADYALNSSQTALELDRIRIYVGTPSGTSGAVEIDGNLGTGSQHRRLVYHHDHLGSIETITNFNGGAVASDEAGRDTIYSYDAWGERRDPLNWSGAPTILTTQGGPDDLTPRGFTGHEMLDDLGLVHMNGRIYDPLLGRFLSADIVVQAPGNLQSYNRYSYVLNNPLTMTDPTGYFWDPDSGWWGSAEYGTFGKAAVVDPAVEGYKSGTLHMEKGFTEIANAESGLDVTIGVLEVIAGVGEGVGIVADFAPGGKQINATAGALAKHADEIGDAASRATKALSGKVDDAAGGASQAQRRLDDVAVDTKRVEVDSKSPPTTEVAAKGGQPRNADGTFASGSGGDSASAARGREAHKNYQNATGEGYQHEVTLDSGKRADAVNFETRTVRELKPDNPNAVKRGERQVEKYRKELEEMTGEEWKGVVDTY, from the coding sequence ATGCGAATTCTCGTCCAAATCTTTCTGGCTACACTCTCAACGGCTCTCGCCTCGGCCGCGATAACCGCGCAATGGGTGCCGGGGGGCACCGCAAATTCAGCTGAGGAAGGAACGGCCTACACGGTTACTGCCCAAGTAACCTCCACCTCGGGAGGATTCGCGACATTTGAGATCCGTAAGGCCGGGGTCACCATGAAGTCTGCGAACACGTCCGGCTCCCCGACCAGCATGACGCTTTCCTACACGACGACTGCTGTCGGAACCGGTGAGTCTCAATACCAGATTTTCGCGATGACCGTGGCGTCGGGTGGATCACCTGATGTCACCGAGAGCGTCTTTCACACGGTGGACTACTTCCCGGGAAATGATGCGCCAACGGTGACGGGGTGGGGCACGACACCGACAATGATTGGTCGAAATCAGTCGTTTACGGTAACGGTCCAGGCCAGTGATGCCGATGGAAACCTTACGAGCATTGTCGTACAGGACCAGTATGGCACCCAGTATCCGCAAACTTGGGGCGGCGTGGGTTTAGCGACGTATACCCGCACGTTTCAGGCTCCACCCAACGTAGGCGACGTGCTTACGCTGACTGCGTGGGCGGTGGACAGTGACGGTGAGCCGAGTGCAACGACCACACATTCGATTGTATCGACCGGTACTAATCTTCCCGTTCGGGGAATGCGGGATCAAAATGGCCAAGAGTATTCAATCGGTTCAGTGCTGCCGGTACTCATCGGCCAAACCTATTCCTTTACAGCATGGGCTCACGACAGCCCGGACAACGATTTGGCGCAGATGTCGGTGGTCTATACGGCTTATCGACTGGATTTTAGCGGGGTCAATCACCTCGTTGTTGAATATAGTGAGTTTGAGCCACCGGTCCTTTCTGCGGACGGTTTGGGTGTCGAGAAAACCTTCGTGCGTTACGGTGGTCAGCCAGACAAATGGAGCTACCGATACTGGGTGATAGCCGCCGACGGCAGTGGGTGGATAAGCGGTGGAACTGGGGTGGCCCTAGACGTCGATCAGCACAACGTCTATCCCCAGACCGTCGATTTCAATAGCCAATCCGTTTCGCGTATCGAAGTCGGGGATACACTGACTCTCAGCGCCAATCTACAAGATGCGGATGGCAACATGACGCAAGTCCTCATGTCCTACCAAGGCCCCAATGATGTTGTGCCGATATCCATGGGCAATCCCACGAGTGGCTCAGCCTCGATTCCCAGCGGGACGACTGCTTTCGTCAACACCTGGGCCTTTACGCCTACCCAAGTCGGGGTCTACACTTTTCAGGTCTACGGACAGGACCCCTACCCGGAAACGGGACAATCGCACGATGTTCGCACGATCACGGTTGAGGTGGTGCCGGTTGGATTCCTTGACGACGATGGGCCGCCGCCTCCTCCCACCGGACTGCAGGTCGGTACGCTGGGCAGCGAAACGATGGAGGTGTTCTGGACGAAGTCGACTGCCACGGATGTCAACAGTCAGACGGTTCAGTGGGCCCCGGTGGGGGGATCCACTAGTTCAGCCAATATCGGATTCGATGCGGAGTCTTGGTGGTTGAACAACCTTCAGCCCGACACAGATTACAATATCACCGTAACTGCGAACGATAAGCACTTTCACTCTACCACGAGTTCGACGCTGACGGCGCGCACCAATCTTCCCCCGCTCACTGCGGATATTGATGTGGATGTGCTCAACGCCTACGCGCCCGGAGCGGCGCGGGTATACTGGAACAGCGCGTATGCCGATACGATATCGGTTACCGGAAACCTCAGTGGTCATAGCTGGAACACCTTCAACGGCGATCACACGATATCCGGTCTCGGCGTGGGAACGCATACGTTCACGCTCACCGCCAGCGGTCCCACGGGTACAGTTACTCGGACCGACTCCTTCGTCATTCACGGAACGACCACCGCGAGCTTGTCCGCGAGCCCCAACCCCGTGAACGCTCCCGGAACTGTTACCCTGACCTGGGATACCGATTATGCGAACTCCCGCTCCTTGTCTGGACCCTATCTTTCCAGTTTGCCGAACCCGCTACCCGCTGACGGGAGTCACGTGGTATCGGGGCTACCGGAGGGAAATCACACCTACACCCTTTCCGCGACAGGTGGTTCCGGCACGGCGACCGATGCGGTCACGGTGGTCGTTAACCCGCCGCCCAATACCCAAGCGAATGTCGTCTGGTATCTAAACAACGCGGCGTTGACCAACAATCAGACCGTTTCGATTGCGGCGAATGAAGTGTTCGAAATTTACGCGATCGCGACTGATCCTGACAATCCGGCCAACCTGCTTCGTTTGGATTTGAGCCGCAACGGCGAGGAGTTTGTTTCCGAAGAACCGACCATCCCGGGAGGTGCCCAAGGGCACGCGTCCATCCAGAGCCCGGTTGCCTACCAGGTTGAATCCGTCGCCCAAACGGTGGTCTTCACGGCCGAGTCGGTCGACGCGGCTGGTGCAGTCGGCACCGCGATCCTGAATATTGCTATCACCGGCGGAGGGGCGGTGGGCAATGGCAATGACCTCTTCGGCACTTTGACCGGTGATCCCACGCCCGCCACGCCTTCTCCGGCAACTTTGGGAGTGGGCACCCTGGGAGGAGACCTCCAAGTGGATAATCGCGGTTCCGCGAACTATTCAATCCCCCTGCGAATTCCGCCTGGTCGTGGCGGCATGCAACCCTCGTTGTCGCTCAACTACAGTAGCGGCGCTGGCAATGGCCTGCTCGGTATCGGATTTTCACTCAGCACGGGTTTTCCCGAAGCGATCATGCGCGGTCGTGATATTCTTGCCCGCGATGGGCAAGTGCGCGCGGTCCATTTTGACGCCGCCGACAAGTTCTATCTCGATGGAAAACGTCTCATCCTCACCTCCGGAGAGTCCACCCGCGGGAAGTCGGGTAGCACGTATCGAACCGAGGTCGACTCCTTCGTGGTTGTCACCGCCACGAGTCTATCCGGCAGTGCGGGTCAGTCGATCGATGGGTTCACCTTGTCGGACAAGAACGGCTTGTTTTACCAGTTCGGAAAGTACACGGGATCGGGTATTGATGGCTATCAAACGTCAGCCGAGTCGACCAATGAACTGGCTTACCGTTACGCACTGAAACAGGTTTCCGACCCGATCGGAAACACCGTGACGTTTTCTTATCAAGACGTGACCAATGGCGCAGGTCAACGATTGGGCGAATACGTACTCAAAGACATTCACTATACCTCCAATCCCGATGAGAGTGTGACAGCTAAGGGCGCGGTAACTCTATACTATAACACGAGTGCCGAGGGCACGGCCGGTCAGCGACACGATAGATCTCTGCAATACGTCGCGGGCAAGAAGTTTAGTCAGACGCGTCGGCTGGATGCGATCGACATTTCGTTCAATGGAGCTCGGGTGGCCTATTACGATTTGGATTACACCTATGCAACGAACCATGGTGTAACCCGGCTTGAACGCGTGCATTCCTACTTCCGCAATGGGAATGGCTCGGGCTTCATGCGGTTGCCCGCCTCGGAATTCGACTGGTGGGACAGTGCGCCCACCCACACTTACCAAGGCGCGCCGCTGATCGAATCCGCTGGGCACAGTGCCATCGACCCCGTAAGTGGTGCGGCCCATGGTAAGGCGGGAACTCCGTTCACGTTTGCAGACGTCAATGGCGATGGTCGCACTGATCTCATCGACGCGGATTCGTCGACAGGGATACTTGTTTCGCTCGGAACGGACGCCGGATTCGGTTCTGCCAGCAATTGGACTCCAGGTATCACTTGGCATGGCGTTCCTGCGCTCTTTCAGACGGGAGATATTGATGGTGATGGTCTTGCCGACATTCTTTACGGCAACCCGGCGGAGTCGACAGGTGGTTCCCATCAGCTCTTTGTCCTGCGTTCCGATCGCACCAAGTTCGTTTCCCTGCCCGGTGCTACCATAACAATCACGGACGAATTCACGAATGCCACCAACGTAGGGCAGGGCACCAGTTCACCGTTCATGATTCAAAACGAAGAAAAAGGTGCTGTTGCCGACCGTATCATGTGGGCGGATTTCACCGGGGACGGTCGCGATGATGTTCTTATTCACCGCTACGACGGAGATCTTCAATTACGCGCTTCCCTCGGCAGCTCATTCGGCGGCCCGACAAAGAGCGATGTTGGAGCCAATGCGTTGAACGGTTTGGCGATTTGGGACACCGCCCATCGCACCATCGGAATGTTCCTCGGTTACGAGCGTCTCAGTAATTTTTCCGTATCCATGATTCCTTGTGAGCTGAATGGAGACGGTCGGATGGATTACGCTTGGATCGAGACCACCTCCCAATGGAATTCGTGGGGAGGTAGTTTTAGTGGAACTGGTTCCAATGTCTACGGACTGAAACATCTATATGCGGTTACCAGCCAGCCCGACGGCACGTTCTCCCAGCGGCGGATTGTGAACGGCCGTGGTTGGTCCGCAAGCGCGACAAATATTTATCGCAGCTCCTCCCACCTCATCATGCCCGGAGATGTCAACGGCGACGGCCTGACCGACTTCTTGGTGCTGACGCCAGCCGAGGTGATCGAAAACGCCTACGGCATTCAGTCCGCCTATGTGCTCAGGCATCTGCTCTTCCTATCGGAGGGGAGTCACGGTGTTCCTTCCTTCCAGCAAGCCTACGGCGGCATTTCCCCCAGTTACACCCTGGCCGGTCAGACGGGCGTCAGGCCGTGGTTCGACAAGATAACCCCCAACAACTGGAGCAGCGGTAACTACAACAATATCAAGTTACTCGCTGGTAGCCAAGACCCGGCGAAGCGTGAGATACTGTTGTCGCTCGGGATCTCATCCCCCTCGGACAACAACCTGCTCTATGATGTCAATCATGACGGCAAACAGGACTACGTCTGGTACAATGACCAACTGTCCGGCGCCAATCAGGGTTGGTGGGTCATGTATTCGGAGGGTGATCGCTTTTCCGCTCCGCAGCTCTCCAGCTTGAATTGGAATCCTAGCCCCAAAATCGGGGCTGAGGACACCGATCCCGATGTTCACACGCGGCGGCAGTTGGATTTCAATGGCGATGGTATCTCGGATTTCACTTTCGCGGCCAGTTCCCGCAAGGTCGTGCCCGGTATCGATGGCCTGTATCTGAGTTCGGGCCAACCCGGTCCACGCTTGCAAATGGTGACCAACGGTTTGGGGCGCACGACGACGATCAATTACGAACCCATTACCGATGACCTGATTTACACGCCGGGCGCTTCGGTCTCGTATCCGATTCGCGAGCTGAGAAACGCCAACTATGTGGTCAGCCAAGTCGAACATGACAGTGGGGGACCCAGTTCCGCCACGTTTGGCTACCAGTATGCCGGTAGTCGTCTCGATCTCGCCGGCCGTGGTTCGCTCGGATTCCAGAGCTTCATCACGATCGACCATCAGACTTCGCTGCTCAGGTACCAATTCCTGGCGCAGTCGTTCCCCATGACCGGACTTACGGTGCGAGAGGAGACCTACCGTCCCACCGGGGCCAACGCCTTTAACCTGCTCAGCTCCCATGACAACACCGTCGTCTTCGACAAGGTGATGGCGGATGCGGCGGGCTCGACCGGTCCCCACGGCACGCTGTATCCGTTCATCTCTCAAGCAATCGAGTATCGGTGGGAAGATGGAGACAAGGCGTTCACCAACACCGCAGGTAGCGAACTCTTTGGTGTCGATGACCGTGACGACGCCTACGTGGTGATTTCAGCTGCTTCCGTGTTTGATGCCCAAGGTGGTCCACAGACGGCCCTCGCGGGGCTCCCCGCCGGTTTCAATCCCAGTGATACCACCAATTCGGGTAACGAAAACGTAAATACGGTGGCTGGAGTCGGTAGTGGCGGGTTCGCCAGCATTCACGACCCGCTGCCGGGCAAGATAGATGAGGGTAATCTTGAACTTCTTTCCACAAACTACGGCGATGATTTCACCGAGACCGTCGACTACAATTACGCCGAGGCTCCTGACGGAACCGTGATGGTCGGACGCGTGAGCCGAGAAGCACGCACGGCGGTTTCTCCCGGTGTCACCACGCCTGCGGCGGCCGTGAAGACCTATGGATACTTCAACAACTCCAGTTTGATTGAGACCGAAACCGTCGACAGCGCCAACGACAAGCTCGACGTGTCGACCAACCACGTTCGCGATTCGCTGGGTCGCATTCAACAGACGACCGTGACGGGAAGCAGCAAGTCCGACCGGCAGGGCATTGGCACCTACATTTCGTACCAAGCCACGGATTTCGATGATGTTTTTGATCAGCCAACCGTCACCGCGGACGCTTATGGGCATACCACAACAACCGTTTATCATGAATGGTTGGGCCTGCCGACCTCGGCGACAGATGCCAACGGGGTGCAGGTCACCACGGCCTATGATGCATTGGGCCGACCAACCGAAACGCGGCGGATCACCAGCCTCACCAACCGAAAGACCACGATCGACTACGAGCCGTCCACGCAGTCGGTGTCGCACACGATGTCGACCGGAACTGAGGAATCCTATAGTCATACGGCTGCCTACCGCACGGTCGCGACTCCCGACTACCGACCGAGCAGCATTGCCTATTTCGACCGACTGGGGCGTCCGATCCGGGCGGTTAGAAATGGTGCCGCCGGGGCGGTTTATACCGACACGGTTTACAACGTGCTTGGCCAGGTCGCTGCGGTCTCCAATCCGGATACCAGTTCTGCCCCTGACCGATGGACGGAGACATTGTACGACGAATTGGGTCGGGCGAAATCGATCGCCGCTCCCAACGGTGCCACGACGCACAACGTGTATGATGGCCTGGTGACGGAAATGACTGTGGTCAGCGACGCCGACGCCGGCGATCAGGTCACCACGACATTGGCCAATGCTCGAGGCGAGACAGTGAAGATTTGGAACGCCAACAATTTGGCAGGCACCACCGATAACCCGACTTTGACCGCATCGACTGGAGCGTCTCTGACCTTTGTGCTCGATGGCTTCGGTCGCATGCGGGAGACCCACTTGAAGGGACAGACCGGAGACCCCATCCTCGCGGAATACGACGACTTAGGGAATCAGACGAAACTCGACGATCCCGACAAGGGGCTCTGGACCTACCAGAGTAATGCCCGTGGCCAAGTGGTGTGGCAAAAGGATGCCAAGAACACCGAGACTACCTTCGTGTTCGACGATCTCGGTCGGCCCCTCTCGCGCGTCACCGAGCAGGGGGCGGAGACCGAGTCCGCGGAGTGGATCTACTACGAACTGGCCGCCGCCGGCGCTCCCAACTCGGTGGAGCCGGGCGATGCCGGATGGATCGGTGCGCTCCAAAGTGCTTCAGTAGAGCACAGTGGCAGTTCGATTCCCTACGCGAATTACAGCAATGCCCGGTCCTACACCTACGACGATGCCGGACGGGTCCACATGGTGGTCCATCACATCGACGACATGTGGTTTTACACCACCAGCGGTTACGACGACACCCGCGATTTGCCCGATCAGATGGACTACTACTGGCGGCATCGCGGTACCGAAGACGTTTTCGATCCCGCGGCTCCCAATATCTGGCGGAGTTTCGGATTCTCCACCACTCATGACAACTTGGGCTACGTGGGTCAGATCACGACCACTGATGGGAATACCTGGTGGTCCGCGATCAGTTACGACCACCTCGACCGCCCGAAAGTATTTTCCAATGGAGGCTACACCACCACACGGACCTATGATGACGTGGACGAATTGCTGACCGGCATCTCGACGCCTGGCGTGCAGGCCCTCGGATTTGCCTACGACGACCTCGGAAACCTCAAGACGCGGACCAAGGACGGGTCCCTCAGCGAGACGTTCACCTATGATGTTGTGAACCGCATGGTCGACTCAACCCAGACAGGCGTTGTGGGTTACGACGATCATGGCCGGATCACCTCCAAGTTGGATGTCGATGGGGTAGCATCCGCCACCTACGCCTATGGCGATAGCAATCACCCGCATGCGGTTACCTCGGCCTGGAACCTCACTTATGCCTACGACGCCAACGGCAACTTATCGTCCCGTAGTGATGGCGTGACGACCAAGTGGGTCGGCTTTGACAAGCCGCTGTGGATCGCCCGCAACGGAATAGGCCGCGGCTTTCACTACAATTCCGATCGCCAGCGCGTGGTGCAGCATGAATTCAATGCGATTCCAAATGGCGCGCTCACAGCGACGAGTTTTTCAGGCAAGAAGATCTACGTCGGAGGCGGGCTGGAGGCGGATTACGCCCTCAACAGCAGTCAAACGGCACTCGAACTCGATCGTATCCGGATCTACGTAGGCACTCCTTCTGGAACCAGTGGTGCGGTGGAAATCGATGGAAATCTAGGCACGGGTTCGCAACATCGTCGTCTGGTCTATCACCACGACCACCTCGGATCGATTGAGACGATCACCAACTTCAACGGAGGCGCCGTCGCTTCGGATGAAGCAGGGCGTGATACCATCTACAGTTACGACGCATGGGGAGAACGCCGTGATCCGCTCAATTGGAGTGGCGCGCCTACTATCTTAACCACCCAAGGCGGTCCGGACGATCTGACCCCCCGCGGCTTCACCGGCCACGAAATGTTGGACGACCTCGGCCTCGTGCACATGAACGGCAGAATCTATGATCCGCTGCTTGGGCGCTTCCTCTCGGCGGACATCGTAGTGCAGGCTCCGGGCAACCTTCAGTCGTATAATCGTTATAGTTACGTTCTGAACAACCCGCTCACGATGACCGATCCCACGGGTTACTTCTGGGATCCAGATAGTGGATGGTGGGGCTCGGCTGAATACGGCACGTTTGGCAAAGCTGCGGTGGTTGATCCAGCAGTCGAAGGCTACAAATCGGGCACCCTTCACATGGAGAAGGGCTTCACTGAAATCGCCAATGCTGAGAGCGGACTCGATGTGACTATCGGTGTTTTGGAAGTTATCGCTGGAGTTGGCGAAGGCGTGGGAATCGTGGCCGACTTCGCACCCGGTGGTAAGCAGATCAATGCGACGGCCGGCGCGCTAGCCAAGCATGCTGACGAAATCGGTGATGCTGCATCGCGTGCCACAAAAGCACTGTCCGGCAAAGTGGATGATGCCGCCGGTGGTGCGAGCCAAGCTCAACGCCGACTGGATGATGTCGCAGTCGATACGAAGCGTGTGGAAGTCGATTCGAAATCTCCCCCGACGACTGAAGTTGCTGCGAAGGGCGGACAGCCTCGCAATGCTGATGGAACATTTGCGAGTGGTTCTGGTGGTGACTCCGCGTCAGCGGCACGAGGACGTGAAGCTCATAAAAATTATCAAAATGCAACGGGCGAGGGTTACCAGCACGAGGTTACCCTAGATAGTGGAAAGAGAGCCGACGCGGTGAACTTCGAGACGAGAACAGTTCGAGAATTGAAACCAGATAATCCGAACGCGGTTAAGCGGGGGGAGCGTCAGGTTGAAAAATATCGAAAAGAACTGGAAGAAATGACTGGAGAGGAATGGAAAGGCGTGGTGGATACTTACTGA
- a CDS encoding DUF4304 domain-containing protein gives MDAKDLTKAFDAELSGMGFRRKGKAWSNRGEAVNIFVGLQKSSYANQYFMNVGFELREIGSSEFPEERDCHVRGRASVLFAENKINLDELLNLGQECDANRLEHIRQFVTESLKPFFLENRTMDGLRRSYKAGRFSGLMIKKEARDLLDQR, from the coding sequence ATGGATGCAAAAGACCTGACTAAAGCCTTCGATGCTGAGCTATCTGGAATGGGTTTCAGGCGAAAAGGTAAAGCGTGGAGTAACCGTGGAGAAGCAGTTAACATTTTTGTTGGTTTGCAGAAATCGAGTTACGCTAATCAGTATTTTATGAACGTTGGTTTTGAGTTACGAGAAATCGGCTCTAGCGAATTTCCTGAGGAGCGCGACTGTCATGTAAGAGGTCGTGCTTCGGTCCTTTTTGCTGAAAATAAAATCAACCTGGATGAACTCTTGAATCTAGGGCAAGAATGTGATGCCAACCGGCTTGAGCATATCAGGCAGTTCGTAACAGAAAGTTTGAAACCATTCTTTTTGGAGAATAGAACAATGGATGGTTTGCGACGTAGCTATAAGGCCGGTCGTTTTTCTGGGTTAATGATTAAAAAAGAGGCTCGAGATTTGTTGGACCAAAGGTAG